The following coding sequences are from one Salvia splendens isolate huo1 unplaced genomic scaffold, SspV2 ctg247, whole genome shotgun sequence window:
- the LOC121789465 gene encoding uncharacterized protein LOC121789465 isoform X2 has protein sequence MDKLRLHVQVDGPLNQKPDEKLGGSAQFRWQSDVLDPHTFADISVSNSEPTLVVRSCAYYPKLGFGAFGIFPILLKQRKSPEDYGIMGLRYGSSNLSVGATFVPFPASADELPKNAWLVSKMGRLTAGVQYEPAFGSKDGARYKNLANWSCAVGYGLGSDSPLSPSFNFGLELAKNSQFIASFYQHVVVQRRVKNPFEPKEVVGITNYIDFGFELLTRIDDTQQANNIDDSSFQIGASWQANKNFLIKGKVGPLSSSIALAFKSWWKPSFTLSVSAVRDRSKRETALGLGIQVENIREGIYQRADPNFVMLTPSKEHLAEGIQWKIGERPLFESDVTSGNFNGVPKELRPLNKML, from the exons ATGGACAAATTGCGTTTG CATGTTCAGGTTGATGGTCCACTCAATCAAAAGCCAGATGAGAAACTTGGAGGAAGCGCACAGTTTCGTTGGCAAAG TGATGTTCTCGATCCTCACACATTCGCTGATATCTCTGTTTCAAACTCAGAAcc AACTCTAGTGGTGAGATCCTGTGCATACTATCCCAAGCTTGGGTTTGGAGCATTTGGCATCTTCCCAATTCTTTTAAAACAGAG AAAATCCCCTGAAGATTATGGCATCATGGGTTTGAGATATGGCTCTTCTAATCTGTCAGTTGGAGCTACATTTGTCCCATTTCCTG CATCGGCTGATGAACTCCCAAAAAACGCATGGTTAGTAAGCAAGATGGGAAGGTTGACTGCTGGAGTGCAATACGAACCAGCAT TTGGAAGCAAAGATGGAGCTAGATACAAAAACTTAGCAAATTGGAGTTGTGCAGTGGGTTATGGGCTAGGATCAGACAGCCCATTGAGCCCGTCATTCAACTTTGGACTTGAACTTGCTAAAAATTCTCAG TTCATTGCTTCTTTCTACCAGCATGTGGTTGTCCAAAGACgg GTTAAGAATCCATTCGAGCCTAAAGAAGTAGTTGGAATCACAAACTACATTGACTTTGGTTTTGAGTTGCTGACAAG GATTGATGATACCCAACAAGCAAACAATATTGACGATTCCAGTTTCCAAATTGGTGCATCTTGGCAAGCTAATAAGAACTTTTTAATAAAG GGTAAGGTGGGACCTCTGAGCTCCTCGATAGCCTTGGCTTTTAAGTCATGGTGGAAACCTTCTTTCACATTAAGCGTCTCAG CTGTTAGAGATCGTTCAAAGAGGGAGACAGCTCTTGGTCTCGGAATCCAAGTCGAAAATATTCGGGAAGGAAT TTATCAAAGGGCTGATCCCAATTTTGTGATGCTGACGCCAAGCAAGGAGCATCTTGCTGAAGGGATTCAGTGGAAAATTGGGGAGAGACCTCTATTTGAATCAGATGTTACTTCTGGCAATTTTAATGGCGTGCCGAAGGAATTGAGACCTTTGAACAAAATGTTGTGA
- the LOC121789467 gene encoding carbonic anhydrase 2-like translates to MSTFNTCFASQIFTTASRVALRPVATARLSSSASNPPILIRNEPVFAAPAPIIHPLLKEDMGKDSFEEAIAGLQKLLSENGELGPVAAAKIDEITAELKTADGSAGISSESVERLKTGFVTFKKEKYEKNPALYGELAKGQSPTYMVFACSDSRVCPSHVLDLQPGEAFVVRNVANLVPPFDKTKFSGVGAAVEYAVLHLKVKEIVVIGHSACGGIKGVMSFPYDGSTSTDFIEDWVSIALPAKNKTLADCAIDTPFGEQCATCEKEAVNVSLGNLLSYPFVREGLVKKTLALKGGHYDFVKGTFELWALDFSLSPSLSV, encoded by the exons ATGTCGACCTTCAACACCTGCTTCGCCTCACAAATCTTCACCACAGCCTCTCGAGTCGCTCTCCGCCCCGTTGCCACCGCTCGCCTCAGCTCCTCCGCCTCCAACCCACCCATCCTCATCCGTAACGAGCCCGTCTTCGCCGCTCCCGCTCCCATCATCCACCCCCTCTTG AAAGAAGACATGGGTAAGGACTCGTTTGAAGAAGCCATTGCTGGACTCCAGAAGCTTCTAAG TGAGAATGGAGAGCTAGGACCGGTGGCGGCAGCGAAGATCGACGAAATCACGGCTGAGCTGAAAACAGCTGACGGCAGCGCTGGCATCTCGTCAGAGTCCGTTGAGAGGCTGAAAACTGGCTTCGTCACCTTCAAAAAGGAGAAATATGA GAAAAATCCAGCTCTGTACGGTGAACTCGCCAAAGGCCAGAGCCCCACG TACATGGTTTTTGCATGTTCAGACTCACGTGTGTGTCCCTCGCACGTGCTGGACCTTCAGCCTGGTGAAGCCTTCGTCGTCCGTAACGTTGCGAACCTCGTCCCACCATTCGACAAG accAAATTCTCTGGAGTGGGGGCTGCTGTTGAGTATGCTGTCCTGCATCTGAAG GTGAAGGAGATTGTTGTGATTGGGCACAGTGCCTGTGGAGGTATCAAGGGAGTCATGTCCTTCCCATATGATGGCTCCACGTCCAC TGACTTCATCGAGGACTGGGTGTCGATTGCATTGCCTGCCAAGAACAAGACATTGGCTGACTGCGCAATAGACACACCATTCGGCGAGCAATGCGCCACATGTGAAAAG GAAGCGGTGAACGTGTCGCTCGGAAACCTGCTGTCGTACCCATTTGTGAGGGAAGGATTAGTGAAGAAGACACTTGCGTTGAAGGGAGGGCACTATGACTTTGTGAAGGGCACCTTTGAGCTGTGGGCGCTCGACTTCAGCCTATCGCCATCTCTCTCTGTTTGA
- the LOC121789465 gene encoding uncharacterized protein LOC121789465 isoform X1 — MGNMVLKSIISDPAPPPPMVLVPPLFDFPPLAARTRMVESSYNMLFGKLALKCLFDDYFEEARHFSTRIMLKPIDDPHVDLIATVDGPLNQKPDEKLGGSAQFRWQSDVLDPHTFADISVSNSEPTLVVRSCAYYPKLGFGAFGIFPILLKQRKSPEDYGIMGLRYGSSNLSVGATFVPFPASADELPKNAWLVSKMGRLTAGVQYEPAFGSKDGARYKNLANWSCAVGYGLGSDSPLSPSFNFGLELAKNSQFIASFYQHVVVQRRVKNPFEPKEVVGITNYIDFGFELLTRIDDTQQANNIDDSSFQIGASWQANKNFLIKGKVGPLSSSIALAFKSWWKPSFTLSVSAVRDRSKRETALGLGIQVENIREGIYQRADPNFVMLTPSKEHLAEGIQWKIGERPLFESDVTSGNFNGVPKELRPLNKML, encoded by the exons ATGGGGAATATGGTATTAAAGTCCATTATTTCGGATccggcgccgccgccgccgatgGTGCTGGTCCCGCCGCTCTTCGATTTCCCCCCTCTCGCCGCCCGTACGAG AATGGTGGAATCGTCCTACAACATGCTGTTTGGAAAGCTGGCCCTGAAATGCCTCTTCGACGACTATTTCGAAGAAGCGAGGCATTTCAGCACGAGAATTATGCTCAAGCCGATCGATGATCCGCATGTCGATTTGATTGCCACT GTTGATGGTCCACTCAATCAAAAGCCAGATGAGAAACTTGGAGGAAGCGCACAGTTTCGTTGGCAAAG TGATGTTCTCGATCCTCACACATTCGCTGATATCTCTGTTTCAAACTCAGAAcc AACTCTAGTGGTGAGATCCTGTGCATACTATCCCAAGCTTGGGTTTGGAGCATTTGGCATCTTCCCAATTCTTTTAAAACAGAG AAAATCCCCTGAAGATTATGGCATCATGGGTTTGAGATATGGCTCTTCTAATCTGTCAGTTGGAGCTACATTTGTCCCATTTCCTG CATCGGCTGATGAACTCCCAAAAAACGCATGGTTAGTAAGCAAGATGGGAAGGTTGACTGCTGGAGTGCAATACGAACCAGCAT TTGGAAGCAAAGATGGAGCTAGATACAAAAACTTAGCAAATTGGAGTTGTGCAGTGGGTTATGGGCTAGGATCAGACAGCCCATTGAGCCCGTCATTCAACTTTGGACTTGAACTTGCTAAAAATTCTCAG TTCATTGCTTCTTTCTACCAGCATGTGGTTGTCCAAAGACgg GTTAAGAATCCATTCGAGCCTAAAGAAGTAGTTGGAATCACAAACTACATTGACTTTGGTTTTGAGTTGCTGACAAG GATTGATGATACCCAACAAGCAAACAATATTGACGATTCCAGTTTCCAAATTGGTGCATCTTGGCAAGCTAATAAGAACTTTTTAATAAAG GGTAAGGTGGGACCTCTGAGCTCCTCGATAGCCTTGGCTTTTAAGTCATGGTGGAAACCTTCTTTCACATTAAGCGTCTCAG CTGTTAGAGATCGTTCAAAGAGGGAGACAGCTCTTGGTCTCGGAATCCAAGTCGAAAATATTCGGGAAGGAAT TTATCAAAGGGCTGATCCCAATTTTGTGATGCTGACGCCAAGCAAGGAGCATCTTGCTGAAGGGATTCAGTGGAAAATTGGGGAGAGACCTCTATTTGAATCAGATGTTACTTCTGGCAATTTTAATGGCGTGCCGAAGGAATTGAGACCTTTGAACAAAATGTTGTGA